In Xenorhabdus poinarii G6, the following are encoded in one genomic region:
- the tusC gene encoding sulfurtransferase complex subunit TusC, with translation MKKIAFVFTEAPHGSSAGREGLDALLATSALTEQIGVFFLSDGVFQLLANQQPDKALARDYISTFKLLSLYDIDKCYVCLDDLLIRGGNPASQFVLDAEFLPAEAMRKLLAGYDVVLKF, from the coding sequence ATGAAAAAAATCGCCTTTGTTTTTACTGAAGCGCCACATGGTTCTTCTGCCGGTCGGGAAGGGCTGGATGCACTGCTTGCGACATCTGCGTTGACTGAGCAAATCGGTGTATTCTTTCTTTCTGATGGTGTATTCCAATTACTGGCTAACCAGCAGCCGGACAAAGCGCTAGCCCGTGACTATATCTCTACTTTTAAGCTCTTGTCTCTTTATGACATTGATAAATGTTACGTGTGTCTGGATGATTTGCTCATTCGAGGCGGCAACCCGGCAAGTCAGTTTGTGCTGGATGCTGAGTTTCTTCCCGCTGAAGCAATGCGAAAATTGCTGGCGGGTTATGATGTTGTGTTGAAATTTTGA
- the fkpA gene encoding FKBP-type peptidyl-prolyl cis-trans isomerase — protein sequence MKSLFKTAFLATALSVAFSVPQALADNTETKSEVKLNSAFKTVDQQNAYALGASLGGYMSKSLKEHELLGVSIEKAQLLAGVEDALNNKTKLTDKEIQATLSALEAKVKSVIQAKVEKETSENGEKGDKYRKEFAKKPGVVESKTGLLYKIEKEGTGKAPTVTDTVVVNYKGALIDGQVFDSSYERKEPLTISLDSLIPGWKEGLLHVKKGGKITLVIPPKLAYGQASMPGIPANSTLVFDVELLDIKPAVKAK from the coding sequence ATGAAATCATTATTTAAAACGGCATTTCTGGCTACGGCGTTATCAGTAGCGTTTAGTGTACCTCAAGCTTTGGCTGATAACACAGAAACAAAAAGCGAAGTAAAACTGAATAGTGCTTTTAAAACTGTCGATCAGCAAAATGCTTATGCGTTGGGGGCTTCTCTGGGTGGTTATATGAGTAAGTCTTTGAAAGAGCATGAGTTACTCGGTGTTAGTATAGAAAAGGCGCAGTTACTGGCTGGTGTTGAAGATGCGTTAAATAATAAAACCAAATTGACGGATAAAGAAATTCAGGCAACGTTATCCGCTTTGGAAGCTAAGGTGAAAAGTGTAATACAAGCCAAGGTGGAAAAAGAAACCAGTGAAAATGGTGAGAAAGGTGATAAATATCGCAAAGAATTTGCTAAAAAACCCGGTGTCGTAGAGAGCAAAACTGGACTGCTTTACAAAATTGAAAAAGAAGGTACAGGTAAGGCACCTACAGTGACTGACACTGTGGTTGTTAATTATAAAGGGGCTTTGATTGATGGTCAGGTTTTTGATAGTTCTTATGAGCGTAAAGAGCCTCTGACCATTAGTTTGGATAGCCTTATCCCTGGTTGGAAAGAAGGTTTGCTGCATGTGAAGAAGGGTGGAAAAATCACATTGGTTATCCCACCTAAGCTCGCTTATGGTCAGGCAAGTATGCCTGGTATTCCTGCCAACTCCACGCTGGTCTTTGATGTTGAATTACTGGATATTAAGCCAGCCGTTAAGGCAAAATAA
- the slyD gene encoding peptidylprolyl isomerase, with protein sequence MKVAKDLVVSLAYQVRTEDGVLVDESPVSAPLDYLHGRGALISGLEKALEGREAGERFDVGVEAEDAYGQYDDNLVQRAPKDVFVGVDDIQVGMRFLADTDQGPIPVEITAIEDDEVVVDANHMLAGQNLKFNVEIVAIREATEEELAHGHVHGQDGCGSHDHDDHDHGCCGGSCH encoded by the coding sequence ATGAAAGTAGCAAAAGACTTGGTGGTCAGCCTGGCTTATCAAGTAAGAACAGAAGATGGTGTTTTAGTTGATGAGTCCCCGGTAAGTGCACCGTTAGACTATCTGCATGGCCGTGGTGCTTTGATCAGTGGATTGGAGAAAGCGCTGGAAGGTCGTGAAGCGGGTGAACGCTTTGATGTTGGCGTAGAAGCAGAAGATGCATACGGCCAGTATGATGATAATCTGGTTCAGCGTGCACCAAAAGATGTGTTTGTTGGTGTGGATGATATTCAGGTTGGTATGCGTTTCCTGGCTGATACGGACCAAGGACCTATTCCGGTAGAAATCACGGCGATAGAAGATGATGAAGTGGTGGTTGATGCGAACCACATGCTGGCGGGTCAGAATCTGAAATTCAATGTTGAAATTGTTGCAATTCGTGAAGCGACCGAGGAAGAATTGGCACACGGCCATGTGCATGGCCAAGATGGCTGTGGTAGCCATGATCATGACGATCATGATCATGGATGTTGTGGTGGTAGCTGCCACTAA
- a CDS encoding helix-turn-helix transcriptional regulator has product MSTPLLTIDNISSDNSDVELMENQPFSEIDHDILKSYEAAVDGLAMLIGGHCEIVLHSLEDLKCSAVRIANGEHTGRKIGSPITDLALRMLHDITDEDCSVSKAYFTRAKSGSLMKSITIAIRNRQRRVIGLLCINMNLDVSFSEIIQTFIPEKTHEVASNVNFASSVDDLVAQTLEFTIEEVNSDRHVSNNAKNRQVVLNLYEKGIFDIKDAINQVADRLNISKHTVYLYIRQFKNGECASSEK; this is encoded by the coding sequence ATGTCTACCCCGCTATTAACTATTGATAATATATCGAGTGATAACAGTGATGTTGAACTAATGGAAAATCAGCCATTTAGTGAAATTGATCATGACATTTTAAAATCTTACGAAGCTGCTGTTGATGGCCTGGCTATGTTGATTGGTGGGCATTGTGAAATAGTTCTTCATTCATTGGAAGATCTTAAATGTTCAGCCGTCAGAATAGCTAATGGAGAGCATACAGGTCGAAAAATTGGTTCTCCCATTACTGACCTGGCGTTGAGAATGCTGCATGATATTACGGACGAAGACTGTAGCGTTTCTAAGGCCTATTTTACGCGGGCCAAAAGTGGTTCGTTGATGAAATCAATCACCATTGCTATCCGTAATCGCCAGCGTCGGGTGATTGGGCTTCTATGCATCAATATGAATCTTGATGTGTCTTTTTCAGAAATTATTCAGACTTTTATCCCTGAAAAAACACATGAAGTTGCTTCAAACGTCAACTTTGCGTCTTCCGTCGATGATTTAGTGGCACAAACACTGGAATTCACGATTGAAGAAGTCAATTCTGATCGTCATGTTTCCAACAACGCGAAAAATAGACAGGTGGTATTAAACCTGTATGAAAAAGGTATTTTTGATATTAAAGATGCGATTAATCAGGTCGCTGATCGTTTGAATATCTCCAAGCATACGGTATATCTCTATATTCGCCAGTTTAAAAATGGTGAGTGCGCAAGTTCGGAGAAGTAA
- a CDS encoding SlyX family protein, with the protein MELSEFEQKFEQLETKLAYQEATIEELNQEVRKQQIETDRLKEQLKLIAERLKTHQTSIIAPLSEETPPPHY; encoded by the coding sequence ATGGAATTATCTGAATTTGAGCAAAAATTTGAGCAACTGGAAACCAAACTGGCCTATCAAGAAGCCACGATTGAAGAACTCAATCAGGAAGTAAGAAAACAACAGATAGAAACTGACCGGCTGAAAGAACAGCTAAAATTAATAGCTGAACGCCTGAAAACACATCAGACATCCATCATTGCGCCACTTTCTGAAGAAACACCGCCCCCCCATTACTGA
- the rpsL gene encoding 30S ribosomal protein S12, which yields MATINQLVRKSRSSKVVKSNVPALEACPQKRGVCTRVYTTTPKKPNSALRKVCRVRLTNGYEVSSYIGGEGHNLQEHSVILIRGGRVKDLPGVRYHTVRGALDCAGVKDRKQGRSKYGVKKPKA from the coding sequence ATGGCAACTATTAACCAGCTGGTGCGCAAATCTCGTAGCTCGAAAGTTGTGAAAAGCAACGTTCCTGCTCTGGAAGCTTGCCCGCAAAAACGTGGCGTATGTACTCGTGTATATACCACCACTCCTAAAAAACCAAACTCCGCACTGCGTAAAGTATGTCGTGTGCGTTTGACTAACGGCTACGAAGTTTCTTCCTACATCGGTGGTGAAGGCCACAACTTGCAGGAACACTCCGTAATTCTGATCCGTGGCGGTCGTGTTAAAGACTTGCCAGGTGTGCGTTACCACACCGTTCGCGGTGCACTGGACTGTGCTGGTGTTAAAGACCGCAAACAAGGTCGTTCTAAGTACGGTGTGAAGAAGCCAAAGGCTTAA
- the fusA gene encoding elongation factor G — protein MARKTPIARYRNIGISAHIDAGKTTTTERILFYTGVNHKIGETHEGSATMDWMEQEQERGITITSAATTAFWSGMAKQYEPHRINIIDTPGHVDFTIEVERSMRVLDGAVMVYCAVGGVQPQSETVWRQANKYNVPRIAFVNKMDRMGANFLRVVEQIKTRLAANPVPLQLAIGAEDSFTGVVDLLKMKAINWNDADQGTTFTYEEIPADMVELAQEWHQNLIESAAEASEELMDKYLGGEELTEDEIKAALRKRVLAGEIILVTCGSAFKNKGVQAMLDAVIEYLPAPTDVESIKGMLPDGKDTPAERHSSDDEPFSALAFKIATDPFVGNLTFFRVYSGVVNSGDTVLNPVKDRKERFGRIVQMHANKREEIKEVRAGDIAAAIGLKDVTTGDTLCDMSAPIILERMEFPEPVISVAIEPKTKADQEKMGIALGRLAQEDPSFRVSSDEESGQTIIAGMGELHLDVLVDRMRREFNVEANVGKPQVAYRETIRASVEQEGKHAKQSGGRGQYGHVWLRIEPLEAGGAGYEFANEIVGGVVPKEYIPGVDKGVQEQLKGGVLAGYPIVDVKVALFDGSYHDVDSSEIAFKIAASMAFKEGFMKAKPVLLEPIMKVEVETPEDYMGDVIGDLNRRRGMIDGMDDVATGKIVRAQVPLSEMFGYATDLRSQTQGRASYSMEFLKYNEAPSNVAQAIIEARKSR, from the coding sequence ATGGCTCGTAAAACACCTATAGCGCGTTACCGCAATATCGGTATCAGCGCCCACATCGACGCCGGTAAAACCACAACAACTGAACGTATTCTGTTTTACACAGGTGTAAACCATAAGATTGGTGAAACTCACGAAGGTTCAGCAACAATGGACTGGATGGAGCAGGAGCAGGAGCGTGGTATTACTATCACGTCCGCAGCGACGACTGCATTCTGGTCTGGTATGGCTAAACAGTATGAGCCACACCGTATCAACATTATCGACACCCCGGGCCACGTTGACTTCACTATCGAAGTAGAACGTTCCATGCGTGTTCTTGACGGTGCAGTAATGGTTTACTGTGCAGTAGGTGGTGTTCAGCCTCAGTCTGAGACCGTATGGCGCCAGGCTAACAAATACAATGTTCCACGTATCGCGTTCGTTAACAAAATGGACCGTATGGGGGCTAACTTCCTGCGCGTGGTTGAGCAGATCAAAACTCGTCTGGCTGCTAACCCAGTTCCTCTGCAATTGGCAATCGGTGCGGAAGACTCCTTCACCGGTGTTGTTGACTTGCTGAAAATGAAAGCAATCAACTGGAACGACGCAGATCAGGGAACAACCTTCACTTATGAAGAGATCCCAGCTGACATGGTTGAGCTGGCGCAGGAATGGCATCAGAACCTGATCGAATCCGCGGCAGAAGCATCAGAAGAGCTGATGGATAAATATCTGGGCGGTGAAGAGCTGACTGAAGACGAAATCAAAGCAGCTCTGCGTAAGCGTGTTCTGGCGGGCGAAATTATCCTGGTTACCTGTGGTTCTGCATTTAAGAACAAAGGTGTTCAGGCGATGCTGGATGCAGTCATCGAATACCTGCCAGCACCAACAGACGTTGAGTCTATCAAAGGTATGCTGCCAGACGGTAAAGACACGCCAGCAGAACGCCACTCTAGCGATGACGAGCCATTCTCTGCGCTGGCGTTCAAAATCGCAACTGACCCATTCGTGGGTAACCTGACGTTCTTCCGTGTTTACTCGGGTGTTGTTAACTCCGGTGACACGGTACTGAACCCAGTAAAAGACCGCAAAGAGCGTTTTGGCCGTATCGTTCAGATGCACGCTAACAAACGTGAAGAAATCAAAGAAGTCCGCGCAGGCGATATCGCTGCTGCGATTGGCCTGAAAGATGTCACCACCGGTGATACTCTCTGTGACATGAGTGCCCCAATCATTCTGGAGCGCATGGAGTTCCCAGAGCCAGTTATCTCTGTTGCGATCGAGCCAAAAACGAAAGCTGACCAAGAAAAAATGGGTATCGCTTTAGGCCGCCTGGCACAAGAAGACCCATCATTCCGCGTGAGCAGTGATGAAGAATCTGGTCAGACTATCATCGCAGGTATGGGTGAACTGCACCTCGATGTACTGGTTGACCGTATGCGTCGTGAGTTCAACGTTGAAGCGAACGTAGGTAAACCTCAGGTTGCTTACCGTGAAACTATCCGTGCTTCTGTTGAGCAGGAAGGTAAACACGCTAAACAGTCCGGTGGTCGCGGTCAGTACGGTCACGTTTGGCTACGTATCGAGCCACTGGAAGCGGGTGGCGCTGGTTACGAATTCGCGAACGAAATCGTTGGTGGTGTGGTTCCTAAAGAATACATCCCAGGCGTTGACAAAGGCGTTCAGGAACAGCTGAAGGGCGGTGTTCTGGCTGGTTATCCAATCGTTGACGTTAAAGTTGCCTTGTTCGATGGTTCTTACCATGACGTTGACTCCTCGGAAATCGCCTTTAAAATTGCTGCATCCATGGCATTTAAAGAAGGCTTCATGAAAGCGAAACCAGTTCTGCTGGAACCTATCATGAAAGTTGAGGTGGAAACACCAGAAGACTACATGGGTGACGTCATCGGTGACTTGAACCGTCGCCGTGGTATGATCGATGGTATGGATGATGTAGCTACGGGCAAAATTGTTCGTGCTCAGGTACCATTGTCTGAAATGTTTGGTTATGCTACTGACCTGCGTTCTCAGACCCAAGGTCGTGCTTCTTACTCCATGGAGTTCTTGAAGTACAACGAAGCGCCGAGCAACGTCGCTCAGGCTATTATCGAAGCTCGTAAATCTAGATAA
- the tusD gene encoding sulfurtransferase complex subunit TusD, with amino-acid sequence MSSLSYCLLITGPAYGTQQASSAYQFAQALIASGHKLHSVFFYREGVQNGNQLVAPANDEFDLVRAWQALAAQYQFNLFICVAAALRRGVVDEQQARELNLPAANLAEGFELSGLGSLAEAMMLCDRVMQF; translated from the coding sequence ATGTCATCACTGTCTTACTGCCTGCTGATCACGGGGCCAGCCTATGGTACTCAACAAGCCAGTAGTGCTTATCAATTTGCCCAGGCATTGATTGCGTCTGGTCATAAACTGCATAGCGTATTTTTTTATCGTGAAGGTGTTCAAAACGGCAACCAATTGGTTGCCCCTGCTAATGATGAGTTTGACTTGGTCAGAGCCTGGCAGGCATTGGCGGCGCAGTATCAGTTTAATCTGTTTATCTGTGTTGCAGCAGCATTACGGCGTGGCGTTGTGGATGAACAGCAAGCCCGTGAATTAAATCTTCCTGCCGCTAACCTCGCTGAAGGGTTTGAGCTTAGCGGATTAGGATCGTTGGCAGAAGCCATGATGTTGTGTGATCGTGTCATGCAATTTTAG
- the rpsG gene encoding 30S ribosomal protein S7: MPRRRVIGQRKILPDPKFGSELLAKFVNILMVDGKKSVAEAIVYGALETLAQRSGKDHLEAFELALDNVRPTVEVKSRRVGGSTYQVPVEVRPVRRNALAMRWIVDAARKRGDKSMALRLANELSDAAENKGAAVKKREDVHRMAEANKAFAHYRW; the protein is encoded by the coding sequence ATGCCACGTCGTCGTGTAATTGGTCAACGTAAAATTCTGCCAGATCCAAAGTTCGGATCTGAACTGCTGGCCAAATTTGTTAATATCCTGATGGTAGACGGTAAAAAGTCTGTCGCAGAAGCAATCGTATATGGAGCGCTTGAGACCCTGGCTCAGCGTTCTGGTAAAGATCATCTGGAAGCATTCGAGCTGGCACTGGATAACGTGCGCCCGACTGTAGAAGTTAAGTCCCGCCGTGTAGGTGGTTCTACTTATCAGGTTCCAGTTGAAGTTCGTCCGGTTCGTCGTAATGCTCTGGCAATGCGTTGGATCGTTGATGCTGCTCGTAAACGCGGTGATAAGTCGATGGCTCTGCGCCTGGCGAATGAATTATCTGATGCGGCTGAAAACAAAGGCGCTGCTGTGAAGAAACGTGAAGACGTTCACCGTATGGCAGAAGCTAACAAGGCGTTCGCACACTACCGTTGGTAA
- the tuf gene encoding elongation factor Tu, with the protein MSKEKFERSKPHVNVGTIGHVDHGKTTLTAAITTVLAKTYGGSARAFDQIDNAPEEKARGITISTSHVEYDTPTRHYAHVDCPGHADYVKNMITGAAQMDGAILVVAATDGPMPQTREHILLGRQVGVPYIIVFLNKCDMVDDEELLELVEMEVRELLSQYDFPGDDTPIIRGSALKALEGEAEWEAKIIELAEALDTYIPEPERDIDKPFLLPIEDVFSISGRGTVVTGRVERGIVKVGDEVEIVGIKETTKTTCTGVEMFRKLLDEGRAGENVGVLLRGTKRDDVERGQVLAKPASIHPHTQFESEVYILSKDEGGRHTPFFKGYRPQFYFRTTDVTGTIELPEGVEMVMPGDNINMKVTLIAPIAMDDGLRFAIREGGRTVGAGVVAKVIA; encoded by the coding sequence GTGTCTAAAGAAAAGTTTGAACGTTCAAAACCGCACGTTAACGTTGGTACTATCGGCCACGTTGACCACGGTAAAACTACCTTGACTGCTGCAATCACCACCGTTTTGGCAAAAACCTACGGCGGTAGCGCTCGTGCATTCGATCAGATCGATAACGCACCAGAAGAAAAAGCGCGTGGTATCACCATCTCTACTTCTCACGTAGAATACGATACCCCAACTCGTCACTACGCACACGTTGACTGCCCAGGCCACGCCGACTACGTGAAAAACATGATCACCGGTGCTGCTCAGATGGACGGCGCGATCCTGGTTGTTGCGGCGACTGATGGCCCAATGCCACAGACGCGTGAGCACATCCTGCTGGGTCGTCAGGTAGGCGTTCCATACATCATCGTGTTCCTGAACAAATGTGACATGGTTGATGATGAAGAGCTGCTGGAACTGGTTGAAATGGAAGTTCGTGAGCTGCTGTCTCAATACGATTTCCCAGGCGACGACACGCCAATCATCCGTGGTTCTGCACTGAAAGCGCTGGAAGGCGAAGCCGAGTGGGAAGCAAAAATCATCGAACTGGCAGAAGCCCTGGATACTTACATCCCAGAGCCAGAGCGTGACATTGATAAGCCATTCCTGCTGCCAATCGAAGACGTTTTCTCTATCTCCGGTCGTGGTACCGTAGTCACCGGTCGTGTAGAGCGCGGTATCGTTAAAGTGGGTGACGAAGTTGAAATCGTCGGTATCAAAGAAACCACGAAAACGACCTGTACAGGTGTTGAAATGTTCCGCAAATTGCTGGACGAAGGCCGTGCTGGTGAGAACGTTGGTGTTCTGCTGCGTGGTACTAAGCGTGATGATGTTGAGCGTGGTCAGGTTCTGGCGAAGCCAGCGTCTATCCACCCACACACTCAGTTCGAATCTGAAGTGTACATCCTGAGCAAAGATGAAGGTGGTCGTCATACCCCATTCTTCAAAGGTTACCGTCCACAGTTCTACTTCCGTACAACGGACGTAACCGGTACTATCGAACTGCCAGAAGGCGTAGAGATGGTAATGCCAGGTGACAACATCAACATGAAAGTGACCCTGATTGCGCCAATCGCCATGGACGACGGTCTGCGTTTCGCTATCCGTGAAGGTGGCCGTACTGTTGGTGCAGGTGTTGTTGCTAAAGTGATCGCATAA
- a CDS encoding ABC transporter ATP-binding protein, whose amino-acid sequence MIVFSSLQIRRGIRVLLDNASATINPGQKVGLVGKNGCGKSTLLALLKNELQAENGSVTFPNNWALAWVNQETPALETSALEYVIDGDREFRQLEQKLNIANEQNDGHAIAHLHGLLDTIQAWTIRARAASLLHGLGFSQVQLTQPVRAFSGGWRMRLNLAQALICRSDLLLLDEPTNHLDLDAVIWLEKWLRNYTGTLILISHDRDFLDPIIDKILHIEQQNLYEYTGNYSSFEHQRAAKLAQQQSLYQSQQQKVAHLQSYIDRFRAKASKAKQAQSRIKMLERMELIAPAHVDNPFHFSFRQPNSLPNPLLNMEKVSAGYSEKTVLDSIKLNLVPGSRIGLLGRNGAGKSTLIKLLAGELSAQQGEISLSKGIKLGYFAQHQLEYLRADESPLQHLARIAPQELEQQLRDYLGGFGFKGDQVTDPSGRFSGGEKARLVLALIVWQRPNLLLLDEPTNHLDLDMRQALTEALIDFEGALVVVSHDRHLLRSTTDELYLVHDGKVGAFQGDLEDYQQWLTELQRQQARDSQEKANIDTPNTLNNSAPNYSAQERKDQKRREAEFRNQIQPLRKQLTAIEKQMEKLGTELAELEEKLSDNTLYEHERKAELTQCLHQQTQTKSRLEDTEMAWLDIQTQIEQMTEAFNASQ is encoded by the coding sequence ATGATTGTTTTCTCTTCTCTGCAAATCCGTCGTGGCATTCGAGTCTTGCTGGACAATGCTAGTGCAACCATCAATCCCGGACAAAAAGTCGGATTAGTGGGCAAAAATGGCTGTGGTAAATCGACCCTACTGGCATTATTAAAAAATGAACTTCAAGCCGAAAATGGTTCCGTCACCTTTCCTAACAACTGGGCTTTGGCCTGGGTAAATCAGGAAACACCGGCTCTGGAGACATCCGCACTGGAGTACGTCATTGATGGTGATCGTGAATTCCGGCAACTGGAACAAAAACTCAACATCGCCAACGAACAAAATGATGGCCATGCTATTGCCCACCTTCACGGCTTACTTGATACCATTCAGGCATGGACAATCCGCGCCAGGGCGGCCAGCTTATTGCACGGATTAGGTTTTTCTCAGGTGCAGTTAACACAACCGGTGCGTGCATTTTCTGGTGGCTGGCGCATGCGCCTCAACCTGGCACAAGCGCTAATTTGCCGTTCTGACCTGCTATTGCTCGACGAACCCACCAACCACCTTGATTTAGATGCCGTTATCTGGCTCGAAAAGTGGCTAAGGAATTATACCGGCACCTTGATCCTCATTTCCCATGATCGTGATTTTCTCGATCCGATCATTGATAAAATTTTACATATTGAGCAGCAAAATCTATACGAATATACCGGTAATTACTCCTCCTTCGAACACCAACGCGCGGCTAAACTTGCTCAGCAACAGTCGTTATACCAAAGCCAACAGCAAAAAGTCGCCCATTTACAGAGCTACATTGATCGCTTCCGCGCCAAAGCCTCAAAGGCAAAACAAGCACAAAGCCGCATCAAGATGCTGGAGCGCATGGAACTCATCGCCCCCGCTCATGTTGATAATCCTTTTCATTTCAGTTTCCGCCAACCGAATAGCTTACCCAATCCTCTGCTGAACATGGAAAAAGTCAGTGCCGGTTATAGTGAAAAAACGGTACTGGACTCGATAAAACTTAACCTGGTGCCAGGTTCAAGAATCGGCTTATTGGGACGCAATGGCGCAGGTAAATCCACCCTGATCAAATTGCTGGCCGGAGAGCTGAGCGCTCAACAAGGAGAAATATCCTTATCAAAAGGCATTAAGTTGGGTTACTTCGCACAGCATCAACTGGAATACCTGCGGGCAGATGAATCGCCATTACAGCATTTAGCCCGGATAGCGCCACAAGAGCTGGAACAACAATTACGGGATTATCTGGGGGGATTTGGGTTTAAAGGTGATCAAGTCACTGACCCAAGCGGACGTTTTTCGGGTGGCGAAAAAGCCCGGTTAGTGCTGGCTTTGATTGTTTGGCAGCGCCCTAACCTGCTTCTGCTCGACGAACCAACCAACCACCTTGATTTGGACATGAGACAAGCACTCACTGAAGCGCTTATTGATTTTGAAGGTGCTCTGGTTGTTGTCTCGCATGACAGGCATTTACTACGTTCTACCACAGATGAACTTTATCTGGTACACGATGGTAAAGTCGGTGCTTTTCAAGGTGACCTGGAAGATTATCAACAATGGCTGACAGAACTCCAACGCCAGCAAGCACGCGACAGCCAGGAAAAAGCCAATATTGATACACCAAACACGTTAAATAATAGTGCACCAAATTACAGTGCCCAAGAGCGTAAAGATCAAAAACGGCGTGAAGCTGAATTTCGTAACCAAATTCAACCGTTACGTAAGCAACTCACCGCTATTGAAAAACAGATGGAAAAATTGGGCACTGAATTGGCTGAATTAGAAGAAAAACTCTCAGACAACACACTTTACGAACATGAGCGTAAAGCGGAATTAACCCAATGCCTGCATCAGCAAACACAAACAAAATCCAGGCTCGAAGATACCGAAATGGCATGGTTAGATATTCAGACGCAAATCGAGCAGATGACAGAAGCATTTAATGCTAGCCAATAA
- a CDS encoding YheV family putative zinc ribbon protein: MSVSRKRFIAGAVCPKCQSQDTLAMWQENKVDVVECVHCGHLQRQTDDAVTSHVREQEQVIGIFTPQ, encoded by the coding sequence ATGTCAGTCAGTCGTAAGCGTTTTATCGCCGGAGCTGTTTGTCCAAAATGCCAATCACAGGATACGCTGGCAATGTGGCAGGAAAACAAGGTGGATGTTGTGGAGTGTGTCCATTGTGGTCATCTACAGAGACAAACGGATGACGCGGTGACATCTCACGTCAGAGAGCAGGAACAGGTTATTGGTATCTTTACGCCACAGTAA
- the tusB gene encoding sulfurtransferase complex subunit TusB translates to MLYTVSRSPYHDDFNAMLGLVSDVDDVLLIQNGVLLGIKDNRYLTALLRSGASVYVLQEDLAARGLIEQISDRVKVIDYNGFVSLTVKHQQHFSW, encoded by the coding sequence ATGTTATATACTGTCAGTCGCTCACCTTATCACGATGACTTCAATGCCATGCTTGGCCTTGTCTCTGATGTCGATGATGTTTTGTTGATTCAGAATGGCGTATTACTGGGCATCAAGGACAACCGCTATTTGACGGCGTTGCTCCGTTCAGGGGCAAGCGTTTATGTTTTACAGGAAGATCTCGCAGCACGGGGACTGATTGAACAAATTTCAGATCGTGTAAAGGTGATTGATTACAACGGCTTTGTTAGCTTAACGGTAAAACATCAACAACATTTTTCCTGGTAG